CAGTTGACCGTTTAAAATATTTGTGGTTCCTACAAACTTTGCAACAAAAGAAGAGATGGGGAATTCATAAATTTCTTTAGGAGTACCTATCTGCTCTATTTCTCCTTTATGGTTCATAATGGCCATTTGATCAGCTACGGTCAAGGCCTCAAATTGGTCATGAGTAACATAGATAAAAGTAGTTTTTAGTTTATCTTGTAGTTCAATCAACTCTAGCAACATTTTTTCACGCAACTTAAAATCTAAAGCAGCAAGAGGTTCGTCTAAAAGCAGAACAGTTGGCTCATCTACGATAGCTCTAGCTAAGGCAACACGTTGCTGTTGACCTCCAGAGAGTTGACTGGGGTATTTGTAGATATGTTGTTCTAAATGAAAGGATTCCAAGATCTTAATGACTTTTTGTTGAATGATTTCTTTAGAGAGTTTTTTAAGATTAAGACTATAGGCAACATTATTAAATACGTTTAGGTGAGGGAAAAGAGCATAATTCTGAAATACTATATTAACAGGTCTTTTGTAAATAGGCCAATTAGTAATTTCACTATCTCCTAAATAGATTCTTCCCGATTCAGCGCTCTCTAATCCAGCAATTAGTCTGAGTAGGGTGGTTTTGCCGCATCCACTCGGACCTAAAAGAGCAAAAAACTTACCAGCAGGAATCGTTAAATTGACTTCTGGGATAATAACCCCTCCATCTAGGGATTTTCTTAAAGCTTCTAACCGTATGCTCCGCGTTTTTTGTGTGATCATTTTTGTTATCCGATAGCTGGTTTATCTTTAATCTTTACAAGTGTTTAATTTTATGATCAAAATGTTTTACTGCATAGTATTTTTAGAGCAAATGGGAGAAGCTTATCTTTTTTATTTTTCTAAACTAGCGTTTATATATATAATTTTTTTAAATCATCTTTTTATGCTTTGTTTAATTCTTTTTAAAGAACTTCCAGCTGGAATCTTTCCTTGAGATAAAACCTGTTCTTTCTTATTTTTTCTAAAGTAGTTGATTTTATAGATGCATAACAAAAGTTTAGATATGAAACGAACAAAACTTGTAATCATTGGGTCTGGGCCTGCTGCTCTTACTGCCACTATTTATGCAGCTCGTGCAAATTTAGAGCCCATTGTCTTTGAAGGTTTTGCTTCTGGACCAGTTGGTGGGCAGCTAATGACCACAACCGATGTAGAAAATTTTCCCGGTTTTCCTGAAGGAATACAAGGACCTGAGCTGATGGATCGTATGCGTAAACAAGCAGTGCGCTTTGGAGCACAAATTTTGACAGAAGATGTGATTGCAGTAGAGCTGGAAAAAAGGCCATTTATGATAAAGGGACGCCGAACTTCAATACAAGTAGATGCATTGGTAATTGCAACAGGCGCTATAGCTCGTCGCCTTAATGTACCAGGAGCAGGGGATAAAGAATTTTGGCAAAAAGGAGTTACTGCATGTGCTGTATGTGATGGAGCATCCCCTATTTTTCGCAATCAGGATTTATATGTGATTGGGGGAGGAGACACTGCTGTAGAAGAGGCGATTTTTTTAACAAAATATGGAAAGAAGGTCTTTTTGGTACATCGTAGGGAAGAATTGCGTGCTTCTGAAATTATGGCTGATCGTGTAAAGAAAAATCCTAAAATAGAGATTCTTTGGAATCAGGAATTAGTGCGTATCGAAGGGGATACGGTTGTTCGTAAAGTGGTTTTAAAAAATGTAAAAACCCATCAAGAAAGTACTTTTTCAGCGGGCGGGGTGTTTTTTGCCATTGGACATGATCCCAATACCAAATTTTTAGGAAACCAACTGAAGCTAAAAGAAAATAACTATATTCATATAGAGCCAGGTAGCTCTAAAACCAGCGTAGAGGGGGTCTTTGCCGCTGGAGATGTGCATGATCATATTTACCGTCAAGCTGTTACAGCAGCAGCAACTGGATGTATAGCTGCATTAGATGCAGAGAGATGGCTATCTGAAAAAGGACATCTTTAAAGTCATGGCTCTACTTACGAAAATTGCTATTTTTCTTCCTTTAAGTTGTTTTGCTTTAACAACAAAACCTTGGTTATCCGATCTGTTTGAAGCAGATTTGATACCAAGATATACCTATCGGCATTATCCCGACGTACAGGGAGCAACCAAACCCTTTGCTTCAAACGATCAAATTTTATCAATTGGATTAGGAGCTACTTTATCTACACATTTTGATTTTGAATTAGAATTAGAAGTCGCTAATACAGCTCAGCAGTCTTGGGGAATGCGTAGTGGGGCTATGCAAATGCGTTACCTGTGGTTAGATGATGTCGCAGGAGATCCTATAAGTTTCCTTACAGGACTTAGCTTGCGCGATGTCTCTAAACGGAATCTGCGTGATGTGGGCTGTCCTTATTCTGCCCGTATAAACTGGGAATTGTTTTCAGCGATTGGTAAAGAATTCTCTGATGGAGCTAACTGGACTACCCGTATTTACGCTTGGTTAGCGGCAGGAATTGCCACCCGAGGCTCTTGGTGGACAAGGCAAGAGATCTCCTATGAGAACAATTGGTGCAATCGCCATCATTTAAAACTATTTTTGCAAGGGGATTTTGGTTTTGGAGATCTTCGGCAAGTAGTGGTAGATCATTTTAATGGCTGGGGAAGGTATCATCATCAATCCATTGATTTAGGCATATGTTATAGATGTCAGCTAGATTATTATGGTACTTTTAGTCTAAGTTATGCCTATCGTGTGTTTGCAAGAACATTTCCTGAGCGAGTACATTGTCTGACTTTGCTGTATTGCTTTCCTTTCTGTTTGTTTTAATTCTTTGTCCACAGAGCAGTAGCTGTTGCATATGACCTGCAATGACTCATGGAGAGAAGTATACAGGTTCCCTCGGTTTTCTTTTGAAGCTTTGTGCTGAAA
This is a stretch of genomic DNA from Candidatus Rhabdochlamydia oedothoracis. It encodes these proteins:
- the trxB gene encoding thioredoxin-disulfide reductase — encoded protein: MKRTKLVIIGSGPAALTATIYAARANLEPIVFEGFASGPVGGQLMTTTDVENFPGFPEGIQGPELMDRMRKQAVRFGAQILTEDVIAVELEKRPFMIKGRRTSIQVDALVIATGAIARRLNVPGAGDKEFWQKGVTACAVCDGASPIFRNQDLYVIGGGDTAVEEAIFLTKYGKKVFLVHRREELRASEIMADRVKKNPKIEILWNQELVRIEGDTVVRKVVLKNVKTHQESTFSAGGVFFAIGHDPNTKFLGNQLKLKENNYIHIEPGSSKTSVEGVFAAGDVHDHIYRQAVTAAATGCIAALDAERWLSEKGHL
- a CDS encoding ABC transporter ATP-binding protein, which gives rise to MITQKTRSIRLEALRKSLDGGVIIPEVNLTIPAGKFFALLGPSGCGKTTLLRLIAGLESAESGRIYLGDSEITNWPIYKRPVNIVFQNYALFPHLNVFNNVAYSLNLKKLSKEIIQQKVIKILESFHLEQHIYKYPSQLSGGQQQRVALARAIVDEPTVLLLDEPLAALDFKLREKMLLELIELQDKLKTTFIYVTHDQFEALTVADQMAIMNHKGEIEQIGTPKEIYEFPISSFVAKFVGTTNILNGQLRYLNQGPEIEIPNLGRFKIDIPQKKEWMDEGRQIMISLRPEKIFISKKAVPNFSNTLKGSVQSIVYHGRSTQYNILIKNEMRIQVFEQNEEHFPQEVIDYDNEVFLYWQKENVVILER